The Amphiura filiformis chromosome 8, Afil_fr2py, whole genome shotgun sequence genomic sequence TATTTTACAGACATTTGGGTACATCCCTACATGCAAGTTTGGGTTATTTTGTAGGAATCTTGGCTGCATTCTCATACTTTTGGGTGTAATTCTTGTTCATTCCACCTGTAATAGAGAACGCTTGTTAAACAATAGCATATTACATGTGCCACCTGCGTTCCGCTAATGAAACACataaaaacacaacacaaaatggAAGTCCACACATGTTTGAGTTGAGTGACTCATGAGTGACTAAGAACATTGAAAGTTAAATGAATCTGCGAATAATTATGTACAGTCTTGATACCTCggttgtgtaaaaaaaaaaaaaaatagaaatagtCCAAAATTTAATGATCTTTGGGAAATTGGTGTGATTTGAATAGTTGCTAAAAAGATATAttttgatgggtaccaatcacacAATTCTATCCAAATTGAAAAGATAGTGGTTAGTaacaaaatcaaaactcgaccggcggtcaaccgcctgTTCAACCGTCCGTTCTATTGTCCATCACTGTCCtctgctattgttctaaacaatggaaaccggacagAATCGCCGGTTGACCAcctgtcgagttttgatttcatcccttagtgcTTACTGATTGATGACCACTCACTACAGGCAAGTAAAACATCTCAGGCTAATCAAGTTTACACTATGTGACCTTCTTGTTAAGCATCTTTGAAACTGCACTAACTTACACCAAAGTTTGGATGATTTGGAATTTACACATGTGAGGCATTGATCACATTCAAACTAACAAAATGTATAGGTCATTTATATAAACTCCAATGTTCTTAATCATGTGGAGAGTTACCATAACTTGAATCTTAAGGTTATTGCATCATGGCATTACGAATGAATACCCAAAGTACCCACTCACTCACCCATTCACTCAATTGTCCAATCAACAAATCAATCTCACCTTTATTATAATCTTCCATCTCTTTGCCATGGGTCTTGAGGAGATGACACAAATTGCTGATTCCGAACGCAAACTGCTTGTGGTTGTTGCTTACAAGGAATGAGTAACTGACATTGATAGCTCGCCACGTAGCCAACATAACTTTTACAGGCACTCCAACTTCTTCATCATCACTATGGTCTGTGCTGTTGTTATGATTATATCCATTATTCCGATTCTTGTCACCTTCAGCAATGTCCTGATTTGTGTCTTGCATTCTGTGTTTGGCAGTAATTCGTTCCAAAGCTGCTTCTAGTTTTTTCACATGAGGAGGTATGGTGTGTGTTACAGCCATGTGAGCTTTTTTAATAGCTTCAAGTTCTGCTTTGGCTGATGACAGAGTACGCTTGACACGTTCCGGCGATGACCCAGTTGGTACTGCTGGAGCAGTGGTGTATGGATGGCTTTGTTGGCGTGCTAACCGTGCTACAGTGTTGGCTTGGTTTAATGAAGCTGTATCTGTAGGTTCTGTCTGAGTGTGGAGTGTGTCCTTTGTGTCAAGTGATGGACTGGAAGGATCATCTACGCATGGACTTTTTGGCCTAATTACTGAAGGGGAAGATCTCTTGGAAGTAATTGCAGAAGGTGAGGTTACTTGAGGACCAAACCCAGGAGGTGCTTTTAGTATATTTCCTGAGGTAAAACCTGGGGGTGGTTGTCTTGCGCTAAATCCAGGTGGAGGGTGTCTGGCCATATAGCATGGTGATTTGGACATTATGGTCAGATCAGTAGTTGCCGGTTCTTGCATGATCAAATCCATACTCTTTGTTTGATTTGATTGTCTTGTTGTCTTCATTTCTGTATGCAGCACTGGTAATTGAGATAGTCCCGGTAGTGGGTTTCTTGCACTGAAACCAACAGGTGGATTGGATTTGCTTTTGACCGTAGAGAGACCGGGTGAAGGGCTTCTTCTGGTGAGACGGCTAACTTGAGATGTTTCCGAACTGGTCTTCTCTGTAGATTTCTCCGGGGAGAATCTAATGCTAGAACTAGGAATGGGTGATGTTCGTGGATTGGATGTGGCTAAGGAGAAACCAGGTGGAGGGCTTCTTCCAATGACAACTTGAGATGTTTGAGAGCTGCTTATCTTTACAGGGTTCTCAGAAGAGAATTCCCCTGCTGCAATAGCACTGGACCCAGCTTCCACTGATGTTGGAGAGATTGGATCCACCCTGTTTTTGACCACAGGGGATTTATTTACCAGCTTCCTGGTACTGAATCCAACAACAGGTGAAACTTGAGAAGTGTCCTCTTGTTTTGTTTCACTGACAGCTGTTATCATTTTGGGATCTGTACTCTGTTTGCTATCTACATAGTTCTCTTCCTTCGAATCCAAATCTTCTTTGGAGTTATCCTCAAATTCATGTTTCATCCCATTTTTTCCATCTGATGAGCAACTTGAGTCGGATAAGGTTGGAGAGGCAAGCCCTGGACGTCTTGAGTTCTGCCAGTCTCTTCTGGCCTTTGCTTTAGTTATGATAGCTTTCTGTGTTCTTTCGCCAACTTTATGGGGCATGGTCACTGGACTCTTAGGGGATGGGCTCTGTAGAGCAAATTGAATCTTATCTGCTGCAACAGGAGAATTGTATGTAGATGTGAGTTGGGACCCTGAAAAGGCATTTCTTGCGCTAAATCCAACTTTTTGTGGCGGTGTGGTAGGGGTTCCCTCACTGTTAGTTACAGCTGTTGAGCTTTGACCTGTagggtaaataaaaagaaaagtatGTTTTAAAATTTATCATTCAACTGGAAACACTCATGGATTCTGGCGCCTGACCATACTCAAACAAGAAACTCAACTCAACATCAGTGCAAGCTCTAGTGCACGTACATGtagtattaaagccataatgtgtggtTTACTCCACAGTGACACCCTTAAATTTCagtcagtgtcttagctagccacatTGTCTGCCCATCATTTTTGACGAGGAATTTGCTCCTGGGACATGCAAAATGAATGCCTTTGACGGATGCTTCATTATACTTGTAGGAGTTGAGAAAGGCTATTGACCTTGTTAGTAaaccagatttgcaaaacaagacCATAGCATCACACAAACTCTTTGAACCCCAATGTGCTGTAGAAGTCTGGTAAtttatgttttaaaggtcaaattagtcaggcaattttattcaattgATGGGgaaacctcaatttctagctaggACCTTTCACGGTCGAAATATTAGTGATGGCTGAAATGTCTCGCGCATGCATGAATCATTTGCATATAAACTATGCATGTATCGTTATTTATCTTTAGTTATACAAGTCTTATTTATACCTCACTGCAAGAAGCTCCACTCAGTAATGATCGGCAAGCTAATACAGGTCGCTGGAATGATATCATATAGtgataattttctttatttatagGAGACATATGTGATTgtcaaaactaacattttgttgaaACAAAATAAGAATTAATTCTTTATGGAAAACGctcattattgctttaaatcgaGCATGTTTACTCAAAGAAATGGCCACATTTACATGCACAATCAAAGGTGGTACGTCTGTACACGCGCCAAGAAACTCCAGCAAAGTACTTACGTCACTCTCCTGGAAGCCAATTTAGCCAAATGGACTGAGACATGTAGTTGCATTGGTCAACTTTTAATTGggctatttttgaagattttcaccACTACCTATGACCATTTCCTGTCTCATAcattgtagaaaccaatggttaagagaaaaaaaaGGGCTACTTTCCGGTGATTTAACCCTGCTCTCACCTTGTACTTGGCTTttttgttccatatcagtgccaCCATCACTTCTGACTCCTGATACATCCATCTGTGAgctttggattttgttggatgttgATGATGTGTACAACTTTCTAGCACTAAATCCAATAGCTCCATCTTCACTCTGATGTCTTATCCTGCCAGACGAGATTGGTGATTCAGATCTTTGATCAGATGATGGAGTTGACCTTCCCAAGTTCATCTGTCCCAATTTTCTAGCGCTGAATCCACCTTGTCCATCACTGTCCCCACTCTGATGTCTTGTCCTCCCAGACGAGATTGGTGATTCAGATCTTTGATCAGATGGTGGAGTTGACCTTTCCAACTTCATCTGTCCCAATTTTCTAGCGCTGAATCCACCTTGTCCATCACTGTCCTCATTCTGATGTCTTATCCTTCCAGACAAGATTGGAGATGGAGATCTTTGATCAGGTGATGGAGTTGACCTTCCCAAGTTCATCTGTCCCAATTTTCTAGCACTGAATCCAACTTGTCCAGCACTGTCCTCGCTATGATGTCTTATCCTCCCTGACGAGATTGGCGATTCAGATCTTTGATCAGGTTTTGGAGTTGACCTTCCCAAGTTCATCTGTCCCAATTTTCTAGCACTGAATCCAACTTGTCCATCACTGTCCTCACTTTGATGTCTTATCCTCCCTGACGAGATTGGCGATTCAGATCTTTGATCAGGTTTTGGAGTTGACCTTCCCAAGTTCATCTGTCCCAATTTTCTAGCGCTGAATCCACCTTGTCCATCACTGTCCTCACTTTGATGTCTTATCCTCTCAGACGAGATTGGCGATTCAGATCTTTGATCGGGTGGTGGAGTTGACCTTCCCAAGTTCATCTGTCCTAATTTTCTAGCGCTGAATCCACCTAGTCCATCACTGTCCTCACTCTGATGTCTTATCCTCCCTGACGAGTTTGGTGATGGAGAGCTTTGATCAGGTGGTGGAGTTGACTTTCCCAACTTAATCTGTCCCAATTTTCTAGCGCTGAATCCACCTAGTCCATCACTGTCCCCACTCTGATGTCTTATCCTCCCAGATGAGAATGGTGATGGAGAGCTTTGATCAGGTGATGGAGTTGACCTTCCCAAGTTCATCTGTCCCAATTTTCTAGCACTGAATCCACCATGTCCATCACTGTCCCCACTCTGATGTCTTATCCTCCCAGATGAGAATGGTGATGGAGAGCTTTGATCAGGTGATGGAGTTGACCTTTCCAAGTTCATCTGTCCTAATTTTCTAGCGCTGAATCCAActtgcccaccatcactgtcctCGCTCCGATGTCTTAATCTTCCAACAATCTCTGGAGGTGAATTTTGATTATCTTCCCGAGGTGATGTCGACATGGCATTCAGAGCAGCCCCAGCTGACAGTAATTCTTCTGCAAGGCATTTGAAATGCGGAGCGACAGGGGATACTGAGGCTTTGCGAGTAGGCTGAAATAATCAAGAAgaaaattttatcattattgtgtAACTGCCATAGAGAAACCGCACATTTGTTGCTTTACATTAGGGGTGGGGTATGAGTGTTTGAACcttagtattttttgtgggacatgagagcacatcagaaatatcaaattgcattccgaatacgaagaatgt encodes the following:
- the LOC140158955 gene encoding uncharacterized protein isoform X1 translates to MDEEHLQQGYSARLLRRPHGVPTQNKRLQNIEHGLAVRDKIRIINYIQTKPTRKASVSPVAPHFKCLAEELLSAGAALNAMSTSPREDNQNSPPEIVGRLRHRSEDSDGGQVGFSARKLGQMNLERSTPSPDQSSPSPFSSGRIRHQSGDSDGHGGFSARKLGQMNLGRSTPSPDQSSPSPFSSGRIRHQSGDSDGLGGFSARKLGQIKLGKSTPPPDQSSPSPNSSGRIRHQSEDSDGLGGFSARKLGQMNLGRSTPPPDQRSESPISSERIRHQSEDSDGQGGFSARKLGQMNLGRSTPKPDQRSESPISSGRIRHQSEDSDGQVGFSARKLGQMNLGRSTPKPDQRSESPISSGRIRHHSEDSAGQVGFSARKLGQMNLGRSTPSPDQRSPSPILSGRIRHQNEDSDGQGGFSARKLGQMKLERSTPPSDQRSESPISSGRTRHQSGDSDGQGGFSARKLGQMNLGRSTPSSDQRSESPISSGRIRHQSEDGAIGFSARKLYTSSTSNKIQSSQMDVSGVRSDGGTDMEQKSQVQGQSSTAVTNSEGTPTTPPQKVGFSARNAFSGSQLTSTYNSPVAADKIQFALQSPSPKSPVTMPHKVGERTQKAIITKAKARRDWQNSRRPGLASPTLSDSSCSSDGKNGMKHEFEDNSKEDLDSKEENYVDSKQSTDPKMITAVSETKQEDTSQVSPVVGFSTRKLVNKSPVVKNRVDPISPTSVEAGSSAIAAGEFSSENPVKISSSQTSQVVIGRSPPPGFSLATSNPRTSPIPSSSIRFSPEKSTEKTSSETSQVSRLTRRSPSPGLSTVKSKSNPPVGFSARNPLPGLSQLPVLHTEMKTTRQSNQTKSMDLIMQEPATTDLTIMSKSPCYMARHPPPGFSARQPPPGFTSGNILKAPPGFGPQVTSPSAITSKRSSPSVIRPKSPCVDDPSSPSLDTKDTLHTQTEPTDTASLNQANTVARLARQQSHPYTTAPAVPTGSSPERVKRTLSSAKAELEAIKKAHMAVTHTIPPHVKKLEAALERITAKHRMQDTNQDIAEGDKNRNNGYNHNNSTDHSDDEEVGVPVKVMLATWRAINVSYSFLVSNNHKQFAFGISNLCHLLKTHGKEMEDYNKDGMNKIFASIRNIILDHSKKLSHRIELLQIVELRAKKWTGSNITDENSTQCETNITVSDSGDGSASLGTTLIDDDANNNVQKKEEEDKSSHHDLQSHKMHPTLERSTSAPTRLQTDHSYQVAPQHDDRVDTSPQEGARPKTSDRDGRDRLSSEESDKHCKKYSREFLLSCYDSPLTKQIPIMLHYTFLNSDTGFIVDRNDEDPRELIQCTHLPPHVKPIVETHHSNSRARRLNTWPGPTFSAIPESAQESSPPTPGLLGAGPPQFNTQNREPGQRERRWSGIEGNQQISLRPNQRAGPPASSGTPSLDEGW
- the LOC140158955 gene encoding uncharacterized protein isoform X2, giving the protein MDEEHLQQGYSARLLRRPHGVPTQNKRLQNIEHGLAVRDKIRIINYIQTKPTRKASVSPVAPHFKCLAEELLSAGAALNAMSTSPREDNQNSPPEIVGRLRHRSEDSDGGQVGFSARKLGQMNLERSTPSPDQSSPSPFSSGRIRHQSGDSDGHGGFSARKLGQMNLGRSTPSPDQSSPSPFSSGRIRHQSGDSDGLGGFSARKLGQIKLGKSTPPPDQSSPSPNSSGRIRHQSEDSDGLGGFSARKLGQMNLGRSTPPPDQRSESPISSERIRHQSEDSDGQGGFSARKLGQMNLGRSTPKPDQRSESPISSGRIRHQSEDSDGQVGFSARKLGQMNLGRSTPKPDQRSESPISSGRIRHHSEDSAGQVGFSARKLGQMNLGRSTPSPDQRSPSPILSGRIRHQNEDSDGQGGFSARKLGQMKLERSTPPSDQRSESPISSGRTRHQSGDSDGQGGFSARKLGQMNLGRSTPSSDQRSESPISSGRIRHQSEDGAIGFSARKLYTSSTSNKIQSSQMDVSGVRSDGGTDMEQKSQVQGQSSTAVTNSEGTPTTPPQKVGFSARNAFSGSQLTSTYNSPVAADKIQFALQSPSPKSPVTMPHKVGERTQKAIITKAKARRDWQNSRRPGLASPTLSDSSCSSDGKNGMKHEFEDNSKEDLDSKEENYVDSKQSTDPKMITAVSETKQEDTSQVSPVVGFSTRKLVNKSPVVKNRVDPISPTSVEAGSSAIAAGEFSSENPVKISSSQTSQVVIGRSPPPGFSLATSNPRTSPIPSSSIRFSPEKSTEKTSSETSQVSRLTRRSPSPGLSTVKSKSNPPVGFSARNPLPGLSQLPVLHTEMKTTRQSNQTKSMDLIMQEPATTDLTIMSKSPCYMARHPPPGFSARQPPPGFTSGNILKAPPGFGPQVTSPSAITSKRSSPSVIRPKSPCVDDPSSPSLDTKDTLHTQTEPTDTASLNQANTVARLARQQSHPYTTAPAVPTGSSPERVKRTLSSAKAELEAIKKAHMAVTHTIPPHVKKLEAALERITAKHRMQDTNQDIAEGDKNRNNGYNHNNSTDHSDDEEVGVPVKVMLATWRAINVSYSFLVSNNHKQFAFGISNLCHLLKTHGKEMEDYNKDGMNKIFASIRNIILDHSKKLSHRIELLQIVELRAKKWTGSNITDENSTQCETNITVSDSGDGSASLGTTLIDDDANNNVQKKEEAFPFWILPF